One window of the Sulfurovum sp. UBA12169 genome contains the following:
- a CDS encoding plasmid partitioning protein, producing MIITIAHSKGGVGKSLLSWHLAIGMNVPIIDLDFQKTLVYTNNLRKINGYKSLKIIQPESPQSFVEFMDNWPEEKNIIIDVGGFDSNLNRAALYISDLIITPAVDRVTEMAGLYKFHQILEELSKKMKTHIKANILLNDVNPSAKDFSVIEDLVDNLKHFSLMDTIIAHRADFYRTMEEGRGVTELEKSKAKKEIKQLIKEIKRKG from the coding sequence ATGATTATTACCATTGCACACTCAAAGGGCGGAGTAGGAAAAAGTTTACTTTCATGGCATTTGGCCATCGGCATGAATGTACCCATTATAGATTTAGATTTTCAAAAAACATTGGTCTACACAAACAACCTTAGAAAAATAAATGGATATAAATCATTAAAAATTATTCAGCCCGAATCTCCGCAATCATTTGTAGAATTTATGGATAATTGGCCGGAAGAAAAAAATATTATTATTGATGTAGGAGGGTTTGACTCAAACCTTAACAGGGCCGCACTTTATATTTCTGATCTTATCATCACCCCTGCTGTTGATCGTGTAACGGAAATGGCAGGACTTTATAAGTTTCATCAGATTTTGGAAGAACTTTCAAAAAAAATGAAAACACATATCAAGGCAAATATTTTACTCAATGATGTTAATCCGAGTGCAAAAGATTTTTCAGTTATAGAGGATTTGGTAGACAACCTAAAGCATTTCAGTCTTATGGATACGATTATCGCGCACAGAGCAGATTTTTATAGAACCATGGAGGAAGGCAGAGGGGTGACAGAATTGGAAAAAAGCAAAGCAAAAAAAGAGATAAAACAGTTAATTAAAGAGATAAAGAGAAAAGGATAA
- a CDS encoding cytochrome C: MDKENLSVWTSIPFWRRSAAWVTGFAVMLLIWLSFDTLGQISMGTDEDLKNGITKRVPGPTVINYEIDYKMSEKRGSEVPVIGKKELFFGKEWNEQEAADLLHLGKLTSQAKNCMNCHTLLGNGGYYAPDLTKAWLDPAWREGGPLQGMTGKNTKEEAMAEFLMHPSQYPTHARMMPDLGITAEEAKGLVAFLKHMSSIDTNGFPRNFSKTVEQFTAGGTNAR, from the coding sequence ATGGATAAGGAAAATTTATCAGTATGGACGAGTATACCATTTTGGCGTCGTTCAGCTGCTTGGGTAACTGGATTTGCAGTCATGCTGCTTATCTGGCTTAGTTTTGATACGCTAGGACAGATCAGCATGGGAACAGATGAGGATCTCAAAAATGGTATAACCAAGAGAGTACCCGGACCAACGGTTATCAACTATGAGATTGATTATAAAATGAGCGAAAAAAGAGGCAGCGAAGTACCGGTTATTGGTAAAAAAGAGCTATTTTTTGGAAAAGAGTGGAACGAACAAGAAGCTGCTGATTTGCTGCATCTTGGAAAATTGACTTCACAAGCGAAAAACTGTATGAATTGCCATACGCTTTTGGGTAACGGCGGATATTATGCGCCCGATCTTACTAAAGCTTGGCTAGATCCGGCATGGAGAGAGGGCGGTCCTTTACAGGGGATGACCGGGAAAAATACAAAAGAAGAAGCGATGGCTGAATTCTTGATGCACCCTTCACAGTATCCTACGCATGCAAGAATGATGCCGGATCTTGGTATTACAGCAGAAGAGGCAAAAGGATTGGTTGCTTTCTTAAAGCATATGAGTAGTATTGACACGAACGGTTTCCCGAGAAACTTCTCTAAAACCGTAGAACAATTCACAGCAGGAGGCACTAATGCTCGTTAG
- a CDS encoding nitric-oxide reductase → MKSNYLQSESKKLGMMYFRVAIVLFGAQLLMGLIAAIQFIVPGFLFEIFDFSVARMVHINALVVWMLYAMLGAVYYMIPDETGIETVGVGLGKLAFWVLTAAVTIVVLVYIFVQVGSGSESTIWLINEGREYLEAPRWADIGIVVVVLVFYWNVFTTFMKGQKTGIMTVMVANLMALAGLYLAGMFYTDNISMDQFWWWWVIHLWVEATWEVFVGTLAAYALIKIINAKREIVEMWLWIEVLMLFGSGILGLGHHYFWIGTPEYWWEIGALFSALEPVPLVAMFVHVLYDWGKEQGIAEQEGHKNVMKNGPAMAWIVANAFGNFLGAGVWGFFHTLPQVNIYTHGTQFTAAHGHLAFFGAYATILIGMMYLGLQGAYGIKTLKATFKSKMGIVLIVSGVLGMTVALTIAGYEQVLVERAELGAGWNAFFAAQELPWYIQAQIWRTIMGVVTFVGFVYLVWDLLTIGKQARLAQQAEA, encoded by the coding sequence ATTAAATCAAATTATTTACAAAGTGAATCTAAAAAACTTGGAATGATGTATTTCAGGGTGGCTATTGTGCTTTTTGGCGCACAGCTTCTTATGGGACTTATCGCGGCAATACAGTTTATTGTGCCTGGTTTTTTGTTTGAAATTTTTGACTTTTCTGTAGCCAGGATGGTACATATTAACGCATTGGTTGTATGGATGCTTTATGCAATGCTGGGAGCAGTATACTACATGATCCCGGATGAGACCGGAATAGAAACAGTTGGTGTAGGCTTGGGTAAGCTTGCATTCTGGGTACTTACCGCAGCAGTTACGATAGTAGTTCTTGTTTATATTTTTGTCCAAGTGGGTTCAGGAAGCGAATCTACAATTTGGCTGATTAATGAAGGACGTGAATATCTAGAGGCACCTAGATGGGCAGACATTGGTATTGTGGTTGTGGTATTGGTTTTTTATTGGAACGTATTTACAACTTTTATGAAAGGGCAAAAAACAGGTATTATGACCGTTATGGTAGCAAACCTCATGGCACTTGCAGGTCTTTATTTGGCCGGAATGTTTTATACGGATAATATTTCCATGGATCAGTTTTGGTGGTGGTGGGTCATCCACTTATGGGTTGAAGCAACATGGGAAGTTTTTGTTGGAACACTTGCAGCCTATGCACTTATTAAGATTATCAATGCAAAACGAGAAATCGTTGAGATGTGGCTATGGATTGAAGTATTGATGCTTTTTGGTTCAGGAATTTTAGGGTTAGGCCACCACTACTTCTGGATCGGTACGCCTGAATATTGGTGGGAAATCGGAGCGCTCTTTTCTGCACTTGAGCCTGTGCCGTTGGTAGCGATGTTTGTACACGTACTTTACGATTGGGGCAAAGAGCAGGGGATTGCCGAGCAAGAAGGTCATAAAAATGTGATGAAAAACGGTCCTGCAATGGCATGGATTGTGGCAAATGCATTTGGAAACTTCTTGGGCGCAGGTGTCTGGGGATTTTTCCACACGTTGCCTCAAGTAAATATCTATACCCATGGTACCCAGTTTACTGCGGCGCACGGCCACCTTGCATTTTTTGGCGCTTATGCAACCATCTTGATAGGGATGATGTATTTAGGATTGCAGGGAGCTTATGGGATCAAAACACTTAAAGCAACCTTTAAATCAAAAATGGGGATCGTTTTGATTGTTTCAGGTGTGCTTGGAATGACAGTAGCATTGACAATTGCAGGATACGAGCAGGTATTGGTTGAAAGAGCTGAGCTTGGCGCAGGCTGGAATGCTTTCTTTGCGGCGCAGGAACTTCCGTGGTATATACAAGCCCAAATATGGAGGACCATCATGGGGGTGGTGACTTTTGTGGGGTTTGTTTACCTTGTGTGGGATTTGCTTACCATCGGCAAGCAAGCTCGCTTGGCACAACAAGCTGAAGCATAA
- a CDS encoding nitrite reductase — MKWNNILSFAAIACLSTTMATAGTSTMDFAAKYEKECQGCHGPIHQGGVGSDLRPEALKEKNREMLAEKILHGVENTAMPAWESTFSKDDATGMIDWLIDWKNTVELTLSLDEVKKTWTKLADREELAKKYPNPTEVKSVLDITFATERDASLVDFIDSTNGKVLSRHKAGFAVHVTVTNKKNPRYAYSISRSGRLTMFDIGAPGQPALASVQVGQESRGLAVSPDGKYVIAGNYNPGGAVLCDAMTLEPLKAYDTSRVIDPDGQITPSRVASLADTPYGPYFAMALKDAGHTYIIDYSKPGFPIVGDVPNIGKILHDAFLNEDEGEDFGRYYMIASQGSDVMGIVDFKEKNLAAKVYTGDKSKPHPGQGSSWYSKGQKKQLHATVSMNIGSVVIWDSNWKVVKKVETTGGGLFIGTAHDTPYLWADCVLGTPEYYNEVHLINKDTLETDRIIKVGKTKGQLIDAKTKKVLQEWDATQYEKVPVNEVQSTVSNETLLPYPEKLGAAVKEPVQPRLLHAEPANHGEWTMISEWTTGRIGIYNSKTGEFVKYIQNLTTPTFTYSVEHRQHIPGA; from the coding sequence ATGAAATGGAATAATATTTTAAGTTTTGCTGCTATCGCTTGCTTAAGTACAACAATGGCAACTGCCGGTACATCCACAATGGATTTTGCAGCAAAGTATGAGAAAGAGTGTCAAGGATGTCATGGACCGATTCACCAAGGTGGGGTGGGGTCGGACTTGAGACCGGAAGCGTTAAAAGAAAAAAATAGAGAAATGTTGGCAGAAAAGATTCTGCACGGTGTTGAAAATACTGCGATGCCTGCATGGGAAAGCACCTTTAGTAAAGATGATGCGACGGGCATGATTGATTGGTTGATTGACTGGAAAAATACGGTTGAACTGACGCTTAGCCTTGATGAAGTCAAAAAAACATGGACAAAATTGGCAGACAGAGAAGAGCTTGCCAAAAAGTATCCAAATCCAACCGAAGTGAAGTCTGTACTTGATATTACGTTTGCAACAGAAAGAGATGCTTCTTTGGTTGACTTTATCGATTCAACAAACGGAAAAGTACTTTCTCGCCATAAAGCAGGTTTTGCGGTGCACGTAACAGTGACAAACAAAAAGAACCCGCGCTATGCTTACTCTATCTCTCGTTCAGGACGACTTACGATGTTTGATATCGGTGCACCGGGACAGCCGGCACTTGCCTCAGTACAAGTAGGCCAGGAGTCCAGAGGCCTTGCTGTTTCTCCAGATGGCAAATATGTTATAGCCGGTAACTATAACCCGGGTGGAGCAGTACTTTGTGATGCGATGACACTTGAGCCGCTTAAAGCGTATGACACAAGCCGTGTTATTGACCCTGACGGACAAATTACTCCATCGCGTGTAGCTTCGCTTGCAGATACGCCATATGGGCCTTATTTTGCAATGGCGCTTAAAGATGCCGGCCATACGTATATTATCGATTATTCTAAGCCGGGTTTCCCGATCGTTGGAGATGTGCCTAATATTGGTAAAATCCTTCATGATGCATTCTTAAATGAAGATGAAGGTGAAGACTTCGGACGCTACTATATGATCGCTTCTCAAGGATCTGACGTAATGGGTATCGTAGACTTTAAAGAAAAAAATCTTGCTGCAAAAGTCTATACCGGTGATAAATCCAAACCGCACCCAGGGCAGGGAAGTTCATGGTACTCCAAAGGACAAAAGAAACAGCTTCACGCTACGGTGAGTATGAATATCGGTTCTGTGGTGATCTGGGACAGCAACTGGAAAGTAGTAAAAAAAGTTGAAACAACCGGAGGCGGTCTTTTCATTGGAACAGCACATGATACACCATACCTTTGGGCAGATTGTGTGCTGGGAACACCGGAATACTATAATGAAGTGCATTTGATCAATAAAGATACTTTGGAAACAGACCGCATCATCAAAGTAGGAAAAACAAAAGGGCAGCTTATTGATGCAAAAACCAAAAAAGTACTTCAAGAATGGGACGCAACCCAGTATGAAAAGGTACCTGTCAACGAAGTTCAGTCTACAGTAAGTAATGAAACGCTTTTGCCTTATCCTGAAAAACTGGGCGCAGCGGTGAAAGAACCTGTACAGCCAAGATTGCTGCATGCAGAGCCGGCAAATCATGGGGAGTGGACAATGATTTCAGAGTGGACAACCGGAAGAATCGGTATCTATAACTCTAAAACAGGTGAGTTTGTCAAGTATATTCAAAATTTGACAACACCTACGTTTACTTATTCAGTTGAGCACAGACAACATATTCCTGGTGCTTAA
- a CDS encoding type I glyceraldehyde-3-phosphate dehydrogenase: MKRIRIFINGFGRIGRSAARIILDDPDLELAGINDLYSFEQMAYLLKYDSLYSTLRCEVRLQNDELRIGHQTVKLFSQCDAANIDVKSLDIDIVLQCSGMFLTLESNMPWIKNGAKKVIVSTPPSDEMPTYIFGVNHKEYKQETIVSNSSCSANAIVPIFKIIDKHFGIRSAMMSMYHSYTFYQNLLDNKHYSTEIRRTRSATQNIIPLASSAAKATEYFFPHLRDQFHAVSIRVPIPAVTLYDLSINLNHTSTKQEINRQLIEEIEFSYENILDATNTPEVSSDYVKNPYSATINLPFTMLTEGNLLRISAWQDNEYGYARRLVDMAKALS, from the coding sequence GTGAAGAGGATCCGAATCTTTATCAATGGATTTGGACGGATCGGCAGAAGTGCTGCGAGGATTATATTGGATGATCCCGATTTGGAACTGGCAGGGATCAATGACCTTTACAGTTTTGAGCAAATGGCATATCTTTTAAAGTATGATTCTCTCTATTCGACGCTTCGTTGTGAGGTAAGGCTTCAAAATGATGAACTCCGCATAGGTCATCAGACCGTAAAACTTTTTTCTCAGTGCGATGCAGCAAATATAGATGTCAAATCACTTGATATAGATATTGTTTTGCAGTGCAGCGGAATGTTTTTGACGCTAGAGTCCAATATGCCTTGGATTAAAAACGGGGCGAAAAAAGTGATTGTTTCTACACCCCCTTCCGATGAGATGCCAACCTATATTTTCGGAGTAAACCACAAAGAATATAAACAGGAAACGATTGTCTCAAATTCCAGTTGCTCTGCTAATGCCATCGTTCCCATATTTAAAATCATTGATAAGCATTTTGGTATCCGCTCAGCGATGATGAGTATGTACCATAGCTATACATTTTATCAAAATCTGCTAGACAACAAGCATTATTCGACTGAGATAAGAAGAACGCGTAGCGCTACACAAAACATCATTCCTCTTGCAAGCAGTGCCGCCAAAGCAACAGAATATTTTTTCCCCCATCTTAGAGATCAATTTCATGCTGTGAGCATTAGGGTGCCTATTCCTGCGGTTACGCTTTATGATTTAAGCATAAACCTTAATCACACAAGCACCAAACAGGAGATCAACAGACAGCTTATAGAAGAAATAGAGTTTTCTTATGAAAACATCTTAGATGCAACGAACACCCCGGAAGTGTCAAGTGATTATGTGAAAAATCCTTATAGTGCAACAATAAATCTTCCTTTCACCATGCTTACGGAAGGAAATTTGCTTAGGATTTCTGCATGGCAGGACAATGAGTATGGATATGCCAGAAGATTGGTGGATATGGCAAAAGCTCTATCATAA
- a CDS encoding ribonucleoside triphosphate reductase (Catalyzes the reduction of nucleoside 5'-triphosphates to 2'-deoxynucleoside 5'-triphosphates), which produces MVNVIVKRDGSTQKFVPFKIEDVIKKAFQSEVKEYDKNVFTDVIDSIREREKISVEEVQDIIEKALHERGHFEVMKSFMLYRHMHKIQREHVLGLSEDTTYINSTQTIKEYIDKSDWRINANSNTGYSHAGLVNNTAGKVIANFWLDKIYSKEEGYAHRDGDYHIHDLDCLSGYCAGWSLRVLLDEGFNGVRGRVESKAPSHFREALGQMANFLGILQSEWAGAQAFSSFDTYLAPYVFKDKLSYDEIKKAIISFVYNLNVPARWGQSPFTNITIDWTVPSDLKDQIPTKNQIHLFRGLQDEELFEEAKTRGVNSLESMTYKHFQKEMNLINKAYYEVMTEGDKTGQPFTFPIPTVNITEDFDWYGENTDILFENTAKIGSSYFQNFIGSQYVRDKDGKLVPNEEAYKPGHVRSMCCRLQLDLRELLKRGGGLFGSAEMTGSIGVVTINMARLGYLYAQEEEKLYARLAELMEYAYSTLEKKRIFVQEMYDRGLYPYTARYLPGFNNHFSTIGVNGINEMIRNFTKDKHDITDVYGKNMAMRLLDFMREKLKEFQERSGNLYNLEATPAEGTTYRFAKEDIKRYPDIIQAGTHENNYYTNSSQIPVFYTDDPFEALSLQDELQCKYTGGTVLHLYMREKISSAEAARKLVKNVITNFKLPYITVTPTFSVCEKHGYLSGEHEYCPKCDEEILQEVHGG; this is translated from the coding sequence ATGGTAAATGTTATAGTAAAAAGAGACGGAAGCACACAAAAGTTTGTTCCTTTCAAGATTGAAGATGTTATCAAAAAAGCATTTCAAAGTGAAGTAAAGGAATATGATAAAAACGTTTTTACTGATGTAATAGATAGCATAAGAGAGAGAGAGAAGATTAGTGTCGAAGAAGTGCAAGACATTATAGAAAAAGCACTTCACGAGCGAGGCCATTTTGAGGTAATGAAATCTTTCATGCTCTATCGCCATATGCACAAAATCCAAAGAGAGCATGTTTTAGGGTTAAGCGAAGATACTACCTATATCAATTCTACACAAACCATCAAGGAGTATATTGATAAGTCTGACTGGAGGATTAATGCCAATTCTAATACAGGATATTCTCACGCAGGACTTGTCAACAATACAGCAGGAAAGGTAATTGCCAATTTTTGGCTGGATAAAATTTATTCCAAAGAAGAAGGATATGCCCATAGAGACGGAGACTATCACATTCATGATTTGGATTGTTTAAGCGGCTATTGTGCAGGGTGGAGCCTAAGAGTACTTTTGGATGAAGGATTTAACGGTGTACGAGGAAGAGTGGAGAGCAAAGCACCTTCCCACTTTAGAGAAGCATTGGGTCAGATGGCAAACTTTTTAGGAATTTTGCAAAGTGAATGGGCAGGTGCACAAGCCTTTAGTTCTTTTGATACATATCTAGCACCGTATGTATTTAAAGATAAGCTTTCTTATGATGAGATTAAAAAAGCAATTATCAGTTTTGTATATAATTTAAATGTTCCTGCTAGATGGGGACAAAGTCCATTTACCAATATTACTATTGACTGGACAGTACCATCTGATTTAAAAGATCAAATACCTACAAAAAATCAGATACATCTCTTTAGGGGATTACAAGATGAAGAGCTATTTGAAGAAGCAAAGACAAGAGGTGTTAACTCTTTGGAAAGCATGACATATAAGCATTTTCAAAAAGAGATGAATCTTATCAATAAGGCATACTATGAGGTCATGACCGAAGGAGATAAGACAGGACAGCCATTTACATTCCCGATTCCTACGGTCAATATCACAGAAGATTTTGACTGGTACGGAGAAAATACAGATATTCTTTTTGAAAATACGGCAAAGATCGGATCCTCTTATTTTCAAAACTTTATCGGCAGCCAATATGTTAGAGATAAAGACGGCAAACTGGTGCCTAACGAAGAAGCGTATAAGCCAGGACATGTGCGCAGTATGTGTTGCCGTTTACAGTTGGATTTAAGAGAGCTTTTAAAAAGAGGCGGCGGTTTATTTGGAAGTGCTGAAATGACAGGAAGTATCGGTGTCGTGACTATCAATATGGCGCGCTTAGGCTATCTCTACGCGCAGGAAGAAGAAAAACTTTATGCAAGACTTGCGGAGTTAATGGAGTATGCCTATTCAACGCTGGAAAAAAAGAGAATATTTGTACAAGAGATGTATGACAGAGGACTTTATCCGTATACGGCGAGATACCTTCCGGGGTTTAACAATCATTTTTCGACGATAGGTGTAAATGGTATCAATGAGATGATCAGGAATTTTACAAAAGACAAGCATGATATTACCGATGTCTACGGCAAAAATATGGCAATGCGCCTATTGGATTTTATGCGAGAGAAGCTTAAAGAATTCCAAGAAAGGTCAGGAAATCTCTATAACCTTGAAGCTACGCCTGCCGAAGGAACTACATATCGTTTTGCAAAAGAAGATATTAAACGATATCCAGATATTATCCAAGCAGGAACACACGAAAATAATTATTATACCAACTCCTCTCAGATCCCTGTATTTTATACGGATGATCCTTTTGAGGCATTATCGTTGCAAGATGAACTTCAATGCAAATATACCGGGGGAACAGTATTGCATTTGTATATGAGAGAAAAGATCAGTTCTGCTGAAGCCGCCAGAAAATTGGTAAAAAATGTTATTACCAATTTCAAACTCCCTTATATCACAGTAACCCCTACGTTTTCTGTTTGTGAAAAACATGGCTATTTGTCAGGAGAGCATGAATATTGTCCTAAATGTGATGAAGAGATTTTACAAGAGGTGCATGGAGGATAA